In Aquimarina spinulae, a single window of DNA contains:
- the dsrP gene encoding sulfate reduction electron transfer complex DsrMKJOP subunit DsrP: MKRLKVFGSLVKDSLDTTTQGSKKYHIWMAFLTFVMLIGMYCYSLQIEHGLSVTGMTDRVSWGLYISNFTFLVGVAAAAVMLVMPTYVLKDIDFKQAVLIGEGLAVAALIMCLAFVVADMGGPSVLWHMIPGIGVFNFPASMLTWDVIVLNGYLFLNISIPFYILFTRYQGKVPNPKIYVPGAILSVFWAVAIHLVTAFLYQGLQARPFWNNALLGPRFLASAFAAGPALIILVLAIIRTFTEFKIEDKTIKKIGMIVTVAAQINLIMLVSELFKEFYAPTHHSESAYYLFFGLQGKTALLPWIWTAIPLNVLATVLLTFGKLRNNLKVLYFCCFILFIAIWIEKGFGLIVPGFIPGPYGKISEYTPTGIEIGVTLGIWALGAFVFTILAKTAIKIETGKLQFRKK, from the coding sequence ATGAAACGACTTAAAGTTTTTGGAAGTTTAGTTAAAGATAGCCTGGATACTACGACTCAAGGCTCAAAAAAATATCACATCTGGATGGCATTTTTGACTTTTGTCATGCTAATTGGTATGTACTGTTATTCTTTACAAATAGAACACGGCCTAAGTGTCACAGGAATGACCGATAGAGTAAGCTGGGGACTGTATATTTCTAATTTTACATTTCTTGTTGGTGTTGCTGCAGCTGCAGTAATGCTCGTTATGCCAACTTACGTACTAAAAGATATTGATTTTAAACAAGCTGTACTTATTGGCGAGGGACTAGCCGTAGCTGCATTGATTATGTGTTTGGCTTTTGTTGTAGCCGATATGGGTGGGCCATCTGTATTGTGGCATATGATACCAGGAATCGGAGTCTTTAATTTTCCAGCTTCAATGTTAACCTGGGATGTTATTGTGCTTAACGGGTATTTATTTTTAAACATCTCGATTCCGTTTTACATTTTGTTTACACGTTATCAGGGAAAAGTGCCTAATCCAAAAATCTATGTTCCAGGAGCAATTTTGTCTGTATTTTGGGCAGTAGCTATTCATTTGGTAACTGCATTTCTATATCAAGGCTTACAAGCTCGTCCTTTTTGGAACAACGCATTATTAGGCCCTCGATTTTTGGCATCTGCCTTTGCTGCCGGGCCTGCCTTGATTATTCTTGTTCTGGCAATCATCAGAACATTTACAGAATTTAAAATAGAAGATAAAACGATCAAAAAAATTGGTATGATCGTTACTGTAGCAGCTCAAATCAACCTGATCATGTTAGTATCTGAGTTATTTAAAGAATTTTATGCTCCAACACACCATAGTGAAAGCGCATATTACTTATTCTTTGGTCTACAAGGTAAAACAGCGTTGTTACCGTGGATATGGACAGCAATTCCTTTAAATGTCTTGGCAACCGTATTGCTAACTTTTGGTAAACTGCGCAACAATTTAAAGGTGTTATATTTCTGTTGTTTTATTCTCTTTATAGCCATCTGGATAGAAAAAGGATTCGGTTTGATCGTTCCTGGCTTTATCCCCGGACCTTATGGAAAAATTTCAGAATACACTCCTACAGGAATAGAAATTGGAGTAACTCTTGGTATTTGGGCTTTAGGAGCTTTTGTTTTTACTATACTGGCAAAAACTGCTATCAAGATAGAAACAGGAAAATTACAGTTTAGAAAAAAATAA
- the ccoS gene encoding cbb3-type cytochrome oxidase assembly protein CcoS, translating to MGVIYILLTISIIVAIVFFISFIISVRNGQYDDVYTPSVRMLFDDELIKESKEKSSESTKTKQS from the coding sequence ATGGGTGTAATCTATATACTCTTAACGATTAGTATTATCGTTGCCATCGTCTTTTTTATTAGCTTTATTATATCGGTCAGAAATGGTCAATATGATGATGTCTATACTCCTTCTGTTAGGATGCTTTTTGATGATGAACTTATAAAAGAAAGCAAAGAAAAATCTTCGGAATCCACTAAAACTAAACAATCTTAA
- the ccoN gene encoding cytochrome-c oxidase, cbb3-type subunit I, with protein MEMEQFYYDNKIVKKFLYATLLWGVVGMSVGLLLAFLFLFPNLTDGISWLSFGRLRPLHTNAVIFAFVGNAIFAGVYYSTQRLLKTRMFNDTLSNVNFWAWQLIIVGAAITLPLGYTSSKEYAELEWPFDIAIAIVWVAFGWNLIGTILKRRQRHMYVAIWFYLATFVTVAVLHIFNSLALPVSALKSYSVYAGVQDALVQWWYGHNAVAFFLTTPFLGLMYYFIPKAANRPVYSYRLSIVHFWSLIFIYIWAGPHHLLYSSLPDWAQNLGVAFSVMLIAPSWGGMINGLLTLRGAWDKVRTDPVLKFMVVAITGYGMATFEGPMLSLKNVNAIAHFSDWIIAHVHVGALAWNGFLTFGMAYWLIPRLFKTKLWSTGLANAHFWIGTLGIIMYALPMYVAGFVQASMWKQFNPDGTLTYGNFLETVNEIIPMYWMRAIGGSLFIFGMFIMLYNVIKTIKNGSTVTDELAEAAPLTKVTKHRTVKEGYHTWLERRPVKLTIFATIAILIGGVVQIVPTLMVKSNIPTITSVKPYTPLELEGRDIYIRESCVSCHSQMIRPFRSEVERYGEYSKAGEYVYDHPFLWGSKRTGPDLMRIGGKYSDNWHLNHFYDPQTTSSGSIMPSYKWLIKNKLDRSNTETKMNAMVTLGVPYTPEEITRAQQWMDEQATTIEKNLYTDPDFVKTYEADKKYAQENGLDFIEMRDREVVALIAYIQRLGTDIKVKNEETVVQTKE; from the coding sequence ATGGAAATGGAACAATTCTATTACGATAATAAAATCGTAAAAAAATTCTTATATGCCACTCTGCTCTGGGGTGTTGTTGGGATGTCTGTAGGCTTGCTACTGGCGTTTCTATTTTTATTCCCTAATCTAACAGATGGAATCTCATGGTTAAGCTTTGGGAGATTAAGACCATTGCATACCAATGCTGTTATTTTTGCATTTGTTGGTAACGCTATTTTTGCAGGAGTATACTACTCTACTCAACGTTTGCTAAAAACCCGTATGTTTAATGATACACTTAGTAACGTTAACTTTTGGGCATGGCAATTGATCATTGTTGGTGCCGCTATTACACTTCCGTTAGGATATACCTCTTCAAAAGAATATGCCGAGTTAGAATGGCCTTTTGATATTGCAATTGCTATTGTCTGGGTAGCCTTTGGATGGAATCTTATTGGAACTATTTTAAAAAGAAGACAACGCCATATGTATGTTGCTATATGGTTTTACCTGGCGACTTTTGTTACAGTAGCTGTTCTCCATATTTTTAATAGCCTTGCATTACCCGTAAGTGCCTTAAAAAGTTATTCTGTATATGCAGGTGTTCAGGATGCTTTAGTACAATGGTGGTATGGTCATAATGCGGTTGCATTCTTTCTTACTACTCCTTTCCTAGGTTTAATGTACTATTTTATTCCAAAAGCTGCAAATAGACCGGTCTATTCATATCGATTATCTATTGTTCACTTTTGGTCTTTAATATTTATCTATATATGGGCAGGGCCTCATCACCTTTTATATTCATCTTTACCAGATTGGGCACAGAATCTTGGTGTAGCATTTTCTGTTATGCTAATTGCTCCGTCCTGGGGAGGTATGATTAATGGATTACTAACATTAAGAGGTGCCTGGGATAAGGTGCGTACCGATCCTGTATTAAAATTTATGGTAGTTGCTATTACTGGTTATGGTATGGCCACTTTTGAAGGGCCTATGTTATCCTTAAAGAATGTAAACGCTATTGCACACTTTAGCGATTGGATTATTGCTCACGTGCATGTTGGTGCATTAGCCTGGAATGGATTTTTAACCTTTGGGATGGCCTATTGGTTAATTCCGAGACTGTTCAAAACCAAATTGTGGTCGACAGGATTGGCTAATGCTCATTTCTGGATTGGTACTCTGGGGATCATCATGTATGCATTACCAATGTATGTTGCCGGATTTGTACAAGCTTCTATGTGGAAACAATTTAATCCAGACGGAACACTTACTTACGGTAATTTCTTAGAAACTGTAAATGAAATCATCCCAATGTACTGGATGCGTGCTATCGGTGGTAGTTTATTCATCTTCGGGATGTTTATCATGTTATACAACGTTATTAAAACCATAAAGAATGGTAGTACCGTGACAGACGAGCTTGCAGAAGCTGCTCCTCTTACCAAAGTGACCAAACATAGAACCGTTAAAGAAGGATATCATACCTGGTTAGAGAGAAGACCTGTAAAACTAACCATTTTTGCTACTATAGCAATCTTAATTGGTGGGGTCGTACAAATAGTTCCTACGTTAATGGTAAAATCTAATATACCAACGATTACCAGCGTAAAACCATATACTCCTCTTGAGTTAGAAGGAAGAGACATTTATATTAGAGAAAGTTGTGTGTCTTGTCATTCACAAATGATCAGACCTTTCCGTAGTGAAGTAGAACGATATGGCGAATACTCTAAAGCAGGTGAATATGTCTATGATCATCCTTTCCTATGGGGAAGTAAGCGTACGGGGCCAGATTTAATGCGAATTGGAGGGAAATATTCTGATAACTGGCACTTAAATCATTTTTATGATCCGCAAACAACCTCTTCGGGATCTATTATGCCAAGTTATAAGTGGCTGATCAAAAACAAGCTTGATCGATCTAATACAGAAACCAAAATGAATGCTATGGTAACTCTTGGTGTTCCTTATACTCCCGAAGAAATTACCAGAGCACAGCAATGGATGGATGAGCAAGCAACTACTATAGAGAAAAACTTGTATACCGATCCCGATTTTGTAAAAACCTACGAAGCTGATAAAAAATATGCACAGGAAAATGGGTTGGACTTTATCGAGATGCGAGATAGAGAAGTTGTAGCCTTGATTGCCTACATACAACGGTTAGGAACCGATATAAAAGTTAAAAACGAAGAAACTGTAGTTCAAACTAAAGAATAA
- a CDS encoding CcoQ/FixQ family Cbb3-type cytochrome c oxidase assembly chaperone produces the protein MLKFIKGHMESIEGIEIYPMISLLIFFIFFAALFWWVFTAKKEHIKEVSQIPLETENENVL, from the coding sequence ATGCTAAAATTTATAAAAGGCCATATGGAAAGTATTGAAGGTATTGAAATCTATCCAATGATTTCGCTTCTTATCTTTTTTATCTTCTTTGCCGCATTATTCTGGTGGGTTTTCACCGCAAAAAAAGAGCATATAAAAGAAGTAAGCCAAATTCCATTAGAAACTGAAAACGAAAACGTGTTATGA
- a CDS encoding cbb3-type cytochrome c oxidase N-terminal domain-containing protein: MRSTASYIRIIAFLFLAYLLIELTVESGEQSAFIAQPLTWLVLGMVLLFIIAIEISLEALRSILFRSLKPDAQERYILAEKAKKEKQFKWIKSIYLKLLDSKPVESEEEIILDHNYDGIKELDNNLPPWWVYMFYATIIFGIVYLVRFHVFNEYTQAEEYETEVAEAKIAIEKYKKTAKDLVDVNTVTLLTDASDISAGKAVYTTNCVACHKADGGGGIGPNLTDEHWILGGGIKNVFRTISEGGRDGKGMVAWKQTLKPVEMAQVASYIITLGGTTPAEPKEAQGEIWTDPDIQK, encoded by the coding sequence ATGAGAAGTACTGCATCCTATATAAGAATTATTGCTTTTCTATTCCTAGCATACTTATTAATAGAATTAACCGTAGAATCAGGAGAACAATCTGCATTTATAGCACAACCTCTCACCTGGTTAGTATTAGGAATGGTTTTACTGTTTATTATAGCAATAGAAATTAGTTTAGAAGCATTAAGAAGTATCCTCTTTCGTTCTTTAAAACCTGATGCGCAAGAACGCTACATTCTGGCAGAAAAAGCTAAAAAAGAAAAACAATTTAAATGGATTAAAAGCATCTATTTAAAGCTCCTCGACAGTAAACCTGTAGAAAGTGAAGAAGAAATCATTTTGGATCACAACTATGATGGGATTAAAGAGCTCGATAATAATTTACCACCATGGTGGGTGTATATGTTTTATGCTACAATTATATTTGGTATAGTCTATTTAGTTCGCTTTCATGTATTTAATGAATATACCCAAGCAGAAGAATATGAAACTGAAGTAGCCGAAGCGAAAATTGCAATCGAAAAATACAAAAAAACGGCTAAAGATTTGGTAGACGTAAATACGGTTACATTACTAACAGATGCTTCTGATATTAGTGCAGGTAAAGCCGTTTATACAACCAATTGTGTCGCTTGTCATAAGGCAGATGGTGGTGGTGGTATTGGACCAAACCTTACCGATGAACATTGGATTCTGGGAGGAGGTATCAAAAATGTGTTTAGAACAATTTCTGAAGGAGGTCGAGATGGAAAAGGAATGGTTGCTTGGAAACAAACTCTAAAACCTGTTGAAATGGCACAAGTAGCGAGTTACATCATCACATTAGGAGGTACAACTCCAGCCGAACCAAAAGAAGCACAAGGAGAAATATGGACTGATCCCGATATACAGAAATAA
- the ccoG gene encoding cytochrome c oxidase accessory protein CcoG, with the protein METPENERFRDSIGTINEEGKRAWVYPKKPSGKYYDYRKWVSYGLLIFLISAPFIKINGNQFLLFNVLERRFNIFGAPFWPQDFHLFVISMLIGVIFITLFTVAFGRIFCGWICPQTIFMEMVFRRIEYWIEGDRGKQIRLNKQPWNAEKIRKRILKWVIFFIISFLIANIFLAYLIGSDVLLRYIIDGPLQHISTLISLLIFTAVFYFVFAWFREQVCIIACPYGRLQGVLLDSKSIVVAYDYKRGEKEEGRAKFKKNEDRPSTGKGDCIDCFQCVHVCPTGIDIRNGTQLECVNCTACIDACDHMMEKVNLPKGLIRYASEDNIAKKAKFKFTPRLKGYSAVLVILTGVLLGMSFLRNDVEANILRLPGQLYERKENNIISNVYTYKLVNKTTAEIEDVRFELMSHKGKIELVTHKNFNVPKQGIAEGTLFIEINGAALNGDSDRLKIGVYSNDKLIETTTTAFLGPRSYR; encoded by the coding sequence TTGGAAACACCCGAAAACGAAAGATTTAGAGATTCTATCGGCACCATAAACGAAGAGGGTAAACGTGCATGGGTGTATCCCAAAAAACCTAGTGGTAAATATTACGATTATCGCAAATGGGTGAGTTATGGATTATTGATATTTCTGATTTCTGCTCCTTTCATCAAAATTAACGGTAACCAGTTCTTACTATTTAATGTCCTAGAACGTCGTTTTAACATTTTTGGAGCACCATTTTGGCCACAGGATTTTCATTTGTTTGTGATATCAATGCTCATTGGTGTTATATTTATAACTCTATTCACCGTTGCTTTTGGTAGGATATTTTGTGGATGGATATGCCCGCAAACGATTTTCATGGAAATGGTTTTTCGAAGAATAGAATACTGGATCGAAGGCGATCGTGGAAAACAAATACGCCTGAACAAACAACCCTGGAATGCAGAAAAGATTCGAAAACGTATCCTTAAATGGGTTATATTTTTTATTATTTCGTTTTTAATTGCAAATATATTTTTAGCCTATTTGATCGGAAGCGACGTATTATTACGATATATCATTGATGGACCACTACAACATATAAGTACCTTAATCTCCTTACTTATATTTACGGCTGTCTTTTATTTTGTATTCGCTTGGTTTAGAGAACAGGTTTGTATTATTGCATGCCCCTATGGGAGATTACAAGGTGTATTACTCGACTCTAAATCAATTGTAGTTGCTTATGATTATAAGCGTGGAGAGAAAGAAGAAGGAAGAGCCAAGTTTAAGAAAAATGAAGACCGCCCTTCTACCGGAAAAGGAGATTGTATTGATTGTTTTCAATGTGTACATGTTTGTCCGACAGGAATTGATATCCGTAACGGCACACAGCTAGAATGTGTAAATTGTACGGCTTGTATTGATGCCTGCGATCATATGATGGAAAAGGTAAACCTTCCTAAAGGATTAATACGATATGCCAGTGAAGATAACATTGCTAAAAAAGCAAAATTTAAATTTACCCCAAGATTAAAAGGATATAGCGCTGTTCTGGTAATTCTAACTGGTGTTTTACTAGGAATGTCGTTTCTAAGAAACGACGTAGAAGCAAATATCTTACGACTACCAGGGCAATTATACGAGAGAAAAGAGAATAATATCATTAGTAACGTATACACCTATAAACTGGTTAATAAAACTACGGCAGAAATTGAAGATGTTCGTTTTGAATTGATGTCCCATAAAGGGAAAATAGAACTAGTCACTCATAAGAATTTTAATGTTCCTAAACAAGGAATTGCCGAAGGTACTTTGTTTATTGAAATTAATGGTGCTGCTCTAAATGGGGATAGTGACCGATTAAAAATCGGAGTATATAGCAACGACAAATTAATCGAAACGACAACCACCGCATTTTTAGGACCTAGAAGTTATAGATAA
- a CDS encoding FixH family protein yields the protein MKINWGTAIVLVFIGFISFILYFVVKMNINSDYEHDLVTEDYYKQELAFQNEINAEKNSKTLLKDVIVKKTAVGLAISFPEDKNYNDISGTISFYRPSNKKLDFEIPISLSASEVIIEDKNLLEGRWNITIDWKYENISYLFKKSFTY from the coding sequence ATGAAAATAAACTGGGGAACCGCCATCGTATTAGTATTTATAGGGTTTATCTCTTTTATCCTATATTTTGTTGTAAAAATGAATATTAATTCAGACTATGAACATGATTTGGTAACAGAAGATTATTATAAGCAAGAACTCGCTTTTCAGAATGAAATCAATGCTGAAAAAAACTCAAAAACATTACTAAAAGATGTTATAGTTAAAAAAACGGCAGTAGGTCTAGCCATCTCTTTTCCAGAAGATAAAAACTACAATGATATTTCTGGCACTATATCCTTCTACAGACCATCGAATAAAAAGTTGGATTTCGAAATTCCTATTTCACTCTCTGCTTCAGAAGTAATAATTGAAGATAAGAATCTATTAGAAGGACGTTGGAACATCACCATCGATTGGAAATACGAAAACATTTCATATTTGTTTAAAAAATCATTTACATATTAA
- a CDS encoding sulfite exporter TauE/SafE family protein — MLISALILGLLGSFHCVGMCGPIAFMLPVNKSNTTQKFFQVFLYHFGRLLSYSIIGLFFGIIGKSLNLFGLQQKLSIAVGVLMIIIVMIPYQTFSKYNFSKPIYKIISKVKNALGEALKKKTPDTFLSIGFLNGFLPCGLVYMAVFGAIASGHILKGSLYMTFFGLGTIPLMTMAVYAGNFLTRKARQHVQKIIPVFVVIIGLLFIIRGLGLGIPYLSPKPVTEIVSANFECH; from the coding sequence ATGCTTATCTCTGCACTCATACTTGGTCTATTGGGTAGTTTTCACTGTGTGGGAATGTGCGGCCCTATTGCCTTTATGTTGCCGGTAAATAAGTCTAATACTACTCAAAAATTCTTCCAGGTATTTCTGTATCATTTTGGGCGATTATTATCCTATAGCATCATTGGATTATTCTTCGGAATCATAGGAAAGAGTTTAAATCTTTTCGGGTTACAGCAAAAGTTATCTATTGCAGTTGGGGTTTTGATGATCATAATTGTAATGATCCCTTATCAAACTTTTTCTAAATACAATTTCTCAAAACCGATCTATAAAATTATCTCCAAAGTCAAAAATGCTTTGGGCGAAGCCTTAAAAAAGAAAACACCAGATACTTTTCTTTCTATTGGTTTCTTAAATGGTTTTTTGCCCTGTGGTTTGGTGTATATGGCTGTTTTTGGAGCCATTGCCTCTGGCCATATCCTTAAAGGTAGTTTATATATGACTTTTTTTGGGTTAGGAACCATACCCTTAATGACAATGGCTGTATATGCCGGGAATTTTTTAACCCGAAAAGCACGACAACACGTTCAAAAAATTATTCCAGTGTTTGTAGTCATAATTGGGCTATTATTTATCATACGAGGTCTTGGATTAGGCATACCATATCTTTCTCCCAAACCTGTAACCGAAATAGTTTCTGCAAATTTTGAGTGCCACTAA